From Mya arenaria isolate MELC-2E11 chromosome 1, ASM2691426v1, a single genomic window includes:
- the LOC128238025 gene encoding uncharacterized protein LOC128238025: MEVPGKKLQAGLNAEDTTYCQPCEQDDEILPAEAYCTVCKEFFCSHCANVHRKQKMTRSHLLLDKSNMPTYISGIEVEYECTAPCDIHPKESINFFCSTHQTLICGHCSVQNHRSCHADVISDLSKAFKDGQEYGDVIKTIARLFEEINLCASDVEKNVNVVAWLAENEVFKLRRYHEEVNKYFEERAQALLKLIEKMKSKDEELLGSLKPKYTNLKSKLEEINVTLEAQENNMIQLFIETKRVKKLLEGMQNELADIKKENVIHHYEFRKDPAIERLIASDTGIGTLENILTENTTTSAESDRGTIGLTVQGDGQMKTIEAAEHTVSQATDLTVLRFTPAKDIPMKSPTDKTDCYLSSMIHLAGSMLLMADFHNNKVNVVDMQTSNMVFKISVPGQPWDICHLPGDRVAVTIANKGIQLIETGGQLTLGDLIKVDGDCRSIAYHEDRLIVSFWAGKVAVLNKNGHAIRHIDKDSSGKELFKSPFYLTVVYESSTAVIYVSDHLKNTITKLDMNLDIISTFQVPALKGPGGITALGDQLLICSYGSSTIMILDLSTGQMTQLMGKEEGIRKPMFAYYSPQQSKLIVTEMSNNSLKVYNKIK; the protein is encoded by the exons ATGGAGGTTCCTGGGAAGAAACTGCAGGCAGGATTAAATGCTGAGGACACAACCTACTGCCAGCCCTGTGAACAAGATGACGAAATCCTCCCTGCTGAGGCATACTGTACCGTCTGCAAAGAGTTCTTCTGCTCTCACTGCGCAAATGTCCATAGGAAACAGAAAATGACTAGATCTCATTTACTTCTTGACAAATCAAATATGCCTACATATATCAGTGGCATTGAAGTTGAATATGAATGCACAGCGCCTTGTGATATCCATCCGAAAGAGTCTATCAATTTTTTTTGCAGCACCCATCAGACCCTGATTTGTGGACACTGTTCAGTACAGAACCATCGATCGTGTCATGCTGATGTCATATCAGATCTCTCCAAGGCCTTCAAAGATGGCCAAGAGTATGGAGAtgtcattaaaacaattgccaGGTTATTTGAAGAGATAAATTTATGCGCGTCTGATGTGGAGAAAAACGTTAACGTTGTAGCATGGTTAGCTGAAAATGAAGTTTTCAAGCTGAGAAGATACCACGAGGAAGTTAACAAGTATTTTGAAGAAAGAGCACAGGCACTGTTAAAGCTTATAGAGAAGATGAAAAGCAAGGACGAAGAGCTACTAGGGTCTCTGAAACCGAAATATACAAACCTGAAGTCTAAGCTGGAGGAAATAAATGTCACACTCGAAGCACAagaaaataacatgatacaGTTGTTCATTGAGACGAAAAGGGTCAAGAAACTACTAGAGGGCATGCAGAATGAGCTTGCTGATATTAAGAAGGAAAACGTAATTCACCACTACGAATTCAGAAAGGATCCAGCCATAGAGCGTCTTATTGCATCTGACACTGGCATTGGGACATTAGAAAACATATTGACTGAAAACACAACCACATCAg CAGAGAGCGACCGTGGCACAATAGGACTTACAGTTCAGGGAGATGGCCAAATGAAAACCATTGAAGCTGCCGAACATACAG TGAGTCAGGCCACTGACCTGACTGTATTGCGGTTTACACCAGCTAAAGACATCCCAATGAAGTCTCCAACTGACAAGACGGACTGCTACCTGTCTAGCATGATCCACCTTGCCGGGTCCATGCTGCTAATGGCTGACTTTCACAACAACAAAGTCAATGTGGTGGATATGCAGACCAGCAACATGGTCTTCAAGATCAGTGTACCGGGTCAGCCATGGGACATATGTCATCTTCCCGGTGATAGGGTTGCTGTTACTATAGCCAATAAGGGTATTCAGTTGATTGAGACTGGAGGGCAACTCACTCTTGGTGACCTTATTAAAGTGGATGGTGACTGTCGATCTATTGCTTACCATGAAGATAGGTTGATAGTGTCCTTCTGGGCTGGAAAGGTAGCGGTACTGAATAAGAATGGGCATGCCATAAGACATATAGATAAGGATAGCAGTGGAAAGGAACTGTTCAAATCTCCTTTTTACTTAACAGTAGTGTATGAAAGTTCGACTGCTGTCATTTACGTATCAGACCATCTAAAGAACACAATTACAAAGCTTGACATGAACCTTGACATCATCAGTACGTTCCAGGTCCCTGCATTGAAAGGACCAGGCGGTATCACGGCACTCGGGGACCAACTGTTAATATGTAGTTATGGAAGTAGCACCATTATGATACTTGATTTGTCCACTGGTCAGATGACACAACTGATGGGGAAGGAGGAGGGGATACGAAAGCCAATGTTTGCCTACTACTCTCCTCAACAGAGCAAACTTATTGTCACGGAAATGTCGAACAATTCATTAAAGGtgtacaataaaatcaaataa
- the LOC128236486 gene encoding uncharacterized protein LOC128236486: protein MEVPWKKLHAGPSAEDTTYCQPCEQDDEIFPAEVYCTVCKEFFCSKCASLHRKQKMSRSPFLLDKSNMPTSIGGLEIEYECTVPCDIHPEESIKYLCSTHQTLICGHCAVQNHRSCHADVISDISNAFKDGQEYGDVIKTIARLFEDIDLCASYVEKNVNAVAKLGVNAVYKLRRYREEVNKCFDEREQALLKLIEQTKSMYEERLESLKPKYTNLKSKLQEINVKLGAQENNMIQLFIETKTARKLLEGLQNDLADIKRENVFHHYEFRKDQTTERLIASGTGLGTLENILTEPHKIASASAERDHSKIELRVQGDGPRENMTISEPTVRKAIRDLTKLRLTPAVDIPVSSPTDDVICHLSGILHLAGSRLLLADFHNKNVKLVDMQTNNLVSQISLPGCPWDICLLPGDSVAVTLATNGIQFLETGGQLALGDHIELDGECRGIAYHEESLIVSFYNEKVKVLDMNGHVIRQLERDISGKELFKCAAYLTVMCEGPTAFIYVSDRIRNTVTKLDMNLNIIKTFQDPALKSPTSISALGDQLLVCGYGSNAIMILDLSTGQMTQLIGKKEGIRNPMFAYYSRQQSKLLVTEFLNNKIKVYNIIE from the exons ATGGAGGTTCCATGGAAGAAACTGCACGCAGGGCCATCTGCAGAGGACACAACATACTGCCAGCCCTGTGAACAAGATGACGAAATCTTCCCTGCTGAGGTTTACTGTACCGTCTGCAAAGAGTTTTTCTGCTCTAAATGCGCAAGTCTCCATAGGAAACAGAAAATGTCCAGATCTCCCTTTCTTCTTGACAAATCAAATATGCCTACATCTATCGGTGGCCTGGAAATTGAATATGAATGCACTGTGCCTTGTGATATCCATCCAGAAGAGTCTATCAAATATTTGTGCAGTACCCATCAGACCTTGATTTGTGGACACTGTGCAGTACAGAACCATCGTTCGTGTCATGCTGATGTCATATCAGATATATCGAATGCCTTCAAAGATGGTCAAGAGTATGGGGATGTCATAAAAACAATTGCCAGGTTATTTGAAGACATTGATTTATGTGCGTCTTATGTGGAGAAAAACGTTAATGCTGTAGCAAAGTTAGGTGTAAATGCAGTGTACAAGCTGAGAAGATATCGAGAGGAAGTTAACAAGTGTTTTGATGAAAGAGAACAAGCACTGTTAAAGCTTATAGAACAGACGAAAAGCATGTATGAAGAACGACTAGAGTCTCTGAAACCGAAATATACAAACCTTAAGTCCAAGCTACAAGAAATTAATGTTAAACTTGGAGCACAGGAAAATAACATGATACAGTTGTTTATTGAGACCAAAACAGCTAGGAAGCTATTAGAGGGTCTGCAGAATGACCTTGCTGACATTAAAAGGGAAAACGTATTTCACCACTACGAATTCAGAAAGGATCAAACCACAGAGCGCCTTATTGCATCTGGCACAGGTCTTGGTACTTTAGAAAACATTCTGACTGAACCGCACAAGATAGCATCCGCATCAG CAGAGAGGGACCACAGCAAAATAGAACTTAGAGTTCAGGGGGATGGCCCAAGGGAAAACATGACAATTTCCGAACCTACAG TGAGGAAGGCCATTCGGGATTTGACAAAACTACGCTTAACACCAGCTGTGGACATCCCAGTCAGTTCTCCAACTGACGACGTGATCTGTCACCTGTCAGGCATTCTCCACCTTGCTGGGTCCAGACTGCTGCTAGCTGACTTTCATAACAAAAATGTCAAGTTGGTGGACATGCAGACCAACAACCTGGTGTCCCAGATCAGTCTACCAGGTTGTCCGTGGGACATATGTCTTCTACCCGGGGACAGCGTTGCTGTTACTTTGGCCACTAACGGTATTCAGTTCCTGGAGACTGGAGGACAACTCGCTCTTGGCGACCATATCGAATTGGATGGTGAGTGTCGAGGTATTGCTTACCATGAAGAGAGTTTGATAGTGTCCTTCTATAATGAAAAGGTAAAGGTACTGGACATGAATGGGCATGTTATAAGACAATTAGAAAGGGATATCAGTGGAAAGGAACTGTTCAAATGTGCTGCTTACTTAACAGTGATGTGTGAAGGTCCGACTGCTTTCATCTACGTATCAGATAGGATCAGGAACACAGTCACAAAACTTGACATGAACCTGAACATCATCAAGACCTTCCAGGACCCTGCATTGAAAAGCCCAACAAGCATCTCGGCACTCGGGGACCAACTATTAGTATGTGGTTATGGAAGTAACGCCATTATGATACTTGATTTGTCCACTGGTCAAATGACACAACTGATCGGGAAGAAGGAGGGGATACGAAATCCAATGTTTGCCTACTACTCTCGGCAACAGAGCAAACTTCTTGTTACGGAATtcttgaacaataaaataaaggtgtacaatataatcgaataa